In one window of Haladaptatus sp. QDMS2 DNA:
- a CDS encoding MutH/Sau3AI family endonuclease, whose translation MEMGPIGRDASYEEIVAASDALLGQNFGDIVEKGFIDAEATKVKGELGELLEIYYGMANDNDPAPDFRKEGIELKCKPLKTSYGDYFYPKEPLSVGMIDYAEVVETEYWRDIKKLDRKFLNLLVVWFHHDGGDRSEFPFVWWQHWSPSEDLDEQIQAEYETIRQQILEGEHLSETKAGNDILQTCPKHNYDFPNREPGSYVVNSGHPHLEKPERRSWRIPSRFLLRMLADDANLEIVPKGRSEYVKKEALWARSKERATDASEVETFLTGDSQGQSGLSDFSQ comes from the coding sequence ATGGAAATGGGACCTATCGGCCGCGACGCTTCTTACGAAGAGATAGTAGCCGCATCAGACGCTCTCTTGGGGCAAAACTTCGGTGACATCGTTGAGAAAGGGTTCATCGACGCTGAGGCCACTAAGGTAAAAGGCGAACTTGGGGAGCTGTTAGAAATCTACTACGGGATGGCCAACGACAATGATCCTGCACCTGATTTCCGGAAGGAGGGAATCGAGCTCAAGTGTAAGCCACTGAAGACGTCGTACGGCGATTATTTTTACCCGAAGGAACCGCTGAGTGTTGGGATGATTGACTATGCGGAAGTCGTTGAAACCGAGTACTGGCGAGATATCAAGAAACTCGACAGGAAGTTTCTGAACCTGCTCGTCGTCTGGTTCCATCATGACGGTGGCGACCGGAGTGAATTCCCCTTTGTCTGGTGGCAACACTGGTCTCCATCTGAAGACCTCGACGAGCAGATTCAGGCTGAGTACGAAACGATTCGCCAGCAGATTCTCGAGGGCGAACACCTGAGTGAAACGAAGGCCGGGAACGACATCCTCCAGACCTGTCCAAAGCACAACTACGACTTCCCGAACCGAGAGCCAGGTTCGTACGTCGTGAACAGTGGACACCCGCATCTGGAGAAGCCGGAACGCCGTAGCTGGCGTATCCCATCTCGATTCCTTCTTCGCATGCTTGCTGATGATGCGAACCTCGAAATCGTTCCCAAGGGACGGTCTGAGTACGTGAAGAAGGAGGCTCTATGGGCCAGGTCGAAAGAACGTGCGACCGATGCATCCGAGGTTGAGACGTTCTTGACTGGGGATAGTCAAGGACAATCCGGTCTCTCCGACTTCTCTCAATAA
- the dcm gene encoding DNA (cytosine-5-)-methyltransferase translates to MGLETVELFAGVGGFRIGLERAGHEVIWSNQWEPSIQAQHASECYVAHFGEENHTNVDIKQIDESSVPDHDLLVGGFPCQDYSVATTGAEGIKGEKGALWWDIERIAREKRPNYLLLENVNRLLRSSTDQRGRDFGVLLHCLHDLGYTVEWRVINAADYGYATKRRRVFIFAAQANTEWGQWMTSKVEKPDYLTQRGFFVDEFPVEDVQTQLPIAHPPNTTLEGDPKETSDEFEFDFEEAGAMVDGGIWTREVTPVYQGGTVLRDVLETDGVPEKYYLDEEEVEQWEYEKGAKEIERETDDGYTYTFKEGAIPFPDPLNEPARTLLTSEGTTAPGRVKHVVEDPAIGQLRILTPREVERIMDFPDDWTDTGMPESWRYTCMGNALVVGLVEQMAEQLTRDPDN, encoded by the coding sequence ATGGGTTTGGAGACCGTCGAGTTATTCGCAGGAGTCGGTGGATTCAGAATCGGACTCGAAAGAGCCGGTCACGAAGTCATCTGGAGCAACCAGTGGGAGCCAAGCATCCAAGCCCAGCACGCATCGGAGTGCTACGTCGCACATTTCGGCGAAGAGAACCATACCAACGTAGACATCAAGCAAATAGACGAATCGAGCGTTCCTGACCACGACTTGCTTGTTGGAGGATTCCCGTGCCAGGATTATTCGGTCGCAACGACAGGTGCCGAAGGTATTAAAGGGGAGAAGGGAGCTCTCTGGTGGGACATCGAACGCATCGCACGTGAGAAACGCCCAAATTACCTGCTCTTAGAGAACGTCAACCGGTTACTTCGCTCGTCTACGGACCAACGAGGACGTGATTTCGGTGTACTCCTCCATTGCCTTCATGACCTCGGGTACACCGTCGAGTGGCGCGTCATCAACGCGGCTGATTACGGCTACGCGACGAAACGCCGCCGTGTGTTCATCTTCGCCGCCCAGGCGAATACCGAGTGGGGGCAGTGGATGACCTCGAAGGTTGAAAAGCCTGATTACCTCACCCAACGAGGCTTCTTTGTCGACGAATTCCCCGTCGAAGATGTTCAGACCCAACTGCCCATCGCTCATCCCCCGAACACGACGCTCGAAGGCGACCCGAAGGAGACGAGCGATGAGTTCGAATTCGATTTCGAGGAAGCTGGTGCGATGGTCGATGGTGGCATCTGGACTCGAGAGGTTACACCTGTTTATCAGGGGGGGACAGTCCTCCGAGACGTACTGGAAACGGATGGTGTTCCTGAGAAGTACTATCTCGATGAAGAGGAGGTTGAACAGTGGGAGTACGAGAAAGGTGCGAAGGAAATCGAACGGGAAACCGACGATGGGTACACCTACACCTTCAAAGAAGGAGCGATACCGTTCCCAGACCCGCTCAATGAGCCTGCACGGACGCTCCTCACGAGTGAAGGTACCACCGCTCCTGGCCGCGTGAAACACGTCGTCGAAGATCCTGCCATCGGCCAACTTCGTATCCTCACGCCTCGTGAGGTCGAACGTATCATGGATTTCCCAGATGACTGGACCGATACCGGGATGCCCGAATCGTGGCGCTACACGTGTATGGGGAACGCACTGGTCGTCGGTCTCGTGGAACAGATGGCCGAACAGCTCACTCGAGATCCGGATAACTGA
- a CDS encoding DNA cytosine methyltransferase, whose translation MSEKPRAIDLFCGGGGFSEGLRQAGFEITHAVDIDSGAVETHELNHPDTETIKKDIMDLDPEDLPDDVDVLFGSPPCTEFSWAKNGGGGDIEAGMKLVKRFLYFVDELDPDYWVMENVPRLNNYLPETIDFADVPWGEGTHSVDITKVILEGDDYGTPQRRSRLFSGEFPVPEPSEDSVPSFGDINHHFPTPATGIPEGATATDPNYDIELPAKELTDHFYISHVTNREAEEIRVRKEDHSYYGRMSFPDDPEVPSRTVLATNRRVARETLVMEEADEDTPDGISRFRKPTIREIASIQGFPITYQFTGSSQAKKWRRVGDAVPPTMAFRVGCAIREAMGLDVPEKPTINRDTPHPETNLNEKNPSWRGRRRLSISRNFRHHVPVDSKQKFRVDLETDKDSSPPHPFAAQIDQDFTHPVEFGAKLYRGYSTDVVSTQVDFETAAELVEQLIETQPEQADTVHQVVSGFLTRLGPVTPDATTLQAIRSRRADRDEPLEFTLLSTISSYDGDGIVDEALPKDVAEGIDPLTVPDLFDDATELPVRVLLKLVGATYLAEKLNRCSKWLLANPEEAFIPEDFSVDRSEIEFTGLECQRTYCIDSEMERLLIDSQTGENAVSASTD comes from the coding sequence ATGAGCGAGAAGCCGAGGGCAATCGATTTGTTCTGTGGTGGCGGCGGGTTCAGTGAAGGCCTTCGCCAAGCAGGATTCGAAATCACACACGCCGTCGACATCGATAGCGGTGCGGTCGAGACGCATGAACTGAATCATCCGGACACCGAGACCATCAAGAAAGACATCATGGACCTCGACCCAGAGGACCTACCCGACGACGTCGATGTCCTCTTCGGTTCGCCGCCATGTACCGAATTCTCCTGGGCAAAGAACGGCGGGGGCGGCGATATCGAAGCAGGGATGAAGCTCGTGAAGCGGTTCCTCTACTTCGTCGACGAACTCGACCCTGATTACTGGGTGATGGAGAACGTCCCTCGGCTGAACAACTACCTCCCAGAGACCATCGACTTCGCAGACGTTCCATGGGGTGAGGGAACCCATAGCGTCGATATCACGAAGGTCATCCTCGAGGGTGATGACTATGGAACCCCTCAGCGCCGCAGCCGTCTCTTCTCGGGTGAGTTCCCCGTCCCGGAACCATCGGAAGATTCGGTTCCGTCCTTCGGTGACATCAACCATCACTTCCCGACGCCCGCCACGGGTATCCCCGAAGGAGCGACGGCCACCGACCCGAACTACGATATCGAACTCCCCGCAAAAGAGCTCACAGACCACTTCTACATCAGTCACGTCACGAACCGCGAGGCTGAGGAGATTCGCGTTCGCAAGGAAGACCACTCCTATTACGGCCGGATGAGCTTCCCCGACGACCCCGAGGTTCCATCGAGAACAGTACTCGCGACGAACCGCCGTGTGGCTCGTGAAACCCTCGTGATGGAAGAGGCAGATGAAGATACGCCAGATGGAATCAGTCGATTCCGGAAGCCAACGATTCGTGAAATCGCGAGTATCCAAGGATTCCCTATCACCTATCAGTTCACGGGGAGCTCACAGGCGAAGAAATGGCGACGGGTGGGAGACGCGGTTCCTCCGACCATGGCGTTTCGCGTTGGCTGTGCGATTCGCGAAGCGATGGGACTCGACGTTCCAGAAAAACCAACCATCAATCGCGACACGCCACATCCGGAAACGAATCTGAATGAGAAAAATCCATCCTGGCGTGGCCGTCGTCGACTCTCGATTTCACGCAACTTCCGGCATCACGTCCCGGTCGACAGCAAGCAAAAGTTCCGCGTGGACCTCGAGACAGACAAGGACAGCTCGCCACCGCACCCGTTCGCCGCGCAAATCGACCAGGATTTCACCCATCCGGTCGAGTTCGGTGCCAAGCTCTATCGTGGTTACTCGACGGACGTCGTCTCGACCCAGGTCGACTTTGAGACGGCAGCTGAACTGGTAGAACAGCTCATCGAGACGCAGCCTGAACAGGCGGACACGGTCCATCAGGTGGTCTCTGGATTCCTAACCCGCCTCGGTCCTGTGACCCCAGACGCGACGACGTTACAGGCGATTCGCTCCCGGAGAGCGGACCGTGACGAGCCTCTCGAGTTCACGCTGCTCTCGACCATCTCCTCGTACGACGGCGACGGCATCGTCGACGAAGCGCTCCCGAAGGATGTAGCCGAAGGCATCGACCCACTCACGGTCCCGGACCTGTTCGACGATGCGACGGAACTCCCTGTTAGGGTTCTGCTCAAACTAGTCGGCGCCACCTATCTGGCTGAGAAACTGAATCGGTGTTCGAAGTGGCTGCTCGCGAATCCCGAGGAGGCGTTCATCCCAGAGGATTTCTCGGTAGACCGTTCGGAAATCGAGTTCACAGGCTTGGAATGCCAACGCACATACTGTATCGATTCAGAAATGGAGAGGCTTCTCATCGACTCACAAACAGGCGAGAACGCTGTGTCTGCGAGTACGGACTGA